The Pseudomonas berkeleyensis genome includes a region encoding these proteins:
- a CDS encoding aspartate aminotransferase family protein, protein MSVQHDAVQRADFDQFMVPNYAPAAFVPVRGLGSRVWDQSGRELIDFAGGIAVNVLGHCHPALVAALTEQANTLWHISNVFTNEPTLRLGKKLVEATFAERVFFCNSGAEANEAAFKLARRVAHDRFGPEKHEIIAATNSFHGRTLFTVSVGGQPKYSDGFGPKIQGITHVPYNDLDALKAAISDKTCAVVLEPIQGEGGVLPADKAYLEGARELCNAHNALLVFDEVQSGMGRTGELFAYMNYGVVPDILSSAKSLGGGFPIAAMLTTTDLAKHFSPGTHGTTYGGNPLACAVGEAVLDIVNTRQTLDGVKAKSEQFKTRLEALGKQYGLFEQVRGMGLLLGCVLNDAWKGKAKQVLDAATAEGLMILQAGPDVVRFAPSLVVEESDIDEGLARFERALSKLTAA, encoded by the coding sequence ATGTCCGTTCAGCACGATGCGGTGCAACGCGCCGATTTCGACCAGTTCATGGTTCCCAACTACGCCCCTGCTGCCTTCGTCCCCGTGCGCGGCCTGGGTTCGCGAGTCTGGGATCAGAGCGGTCGAGAGCTGATCGACTTCGCCGGCGGCATCGCCGTCAACGTGCTCGGCCACTGCCATCCGGCGCTGGTCGCGGCGCTGACCGAGCAGGCCAATACCCTGTGGCATATCTCCAACGTCTTCACCAACGAGCCGACTCTGCGTCTGGGCAAGAAGCTGGTCGAGGCGACCTTCGCCGAGCGCGTGTTCTTCTGTAACTCCGGCGCCGAGGCCAACGAGGCTGCGTTCAAGCTGGCCCGTCGCGTCGCCCATGACCGTTTCGGCCCGGAAAAGCACGAGATCATCGCCGCGACCAACAGCTTCCATGGCCGTACCCTGTTCACCGTCAGCGTGGGTGGCCAGCCGAAGTACTCCGACGGCTTCGGGCCGAAGATCCAGGGCATCACCCATGTGCCGTACAACGATCTGGACGCGCTGAAAGCTGCGATTTCCGACAAGACCTGCGCCGTGGTGCTGGAGCCGATCCAGGGTGAGGGCGGCGTGCTGCCGGCCGACAAGGCGTACCTGGAAGGCGCTCGCGAGCTGTGCAATGCGCACAACGCGCTGCTGGTATTCGATGAAGTGCAAAGTGGCATGGGTCGTACCGGTGAGTTGTTCGCCTACATGAACTACGGCGTGGTGCCGGACATCCTCTCCAGCGCCAAGAGCCTGGGCGGTGGTTTCCCCATCGCCGCGATGCTGACCACTACCGATCTGGCCAAGCACTTCTCTCCGGGTACCCACGGCACCACTTATGGTGGCAACCCACTGGCCTGCGCCGTTGGCGAGGCGGTGCTGGATATCGTCAACACCCGCCAGACCCTGGATGGTGTGAAGGCCAAGAGCGAGCAGTTCAAGACCCGTCTGGAAGCCCTCGGCAAGCAGTACGGCCTGTTCGAGCAGGTGCGCGGCATGGGCCTGCTGCTCGGTTGCGTGCTCAATGACGCCTGGAAGGGCAAGGCCAAGCAGGTGCTCGACGCCGCTACGGCTGAAGGTCTGATGATTCTGCAGGCCGGCCCGGACGTGGTGCGTTTCGCCCCGAGCCTGGTGGTCGAAGAGTCCGATATCGATGAAGGCCTGGCTCGTTTCGAGCGTGCGCTGAGCAAACTGACAGCGGCCTGA
- the argR gene encoding transcriptional regulator ArgR, producing the protein MTPHRIGFLYWPGTKPLTLSLAEEALRVAQRVHPEVLYELVFLQAEPLAAGDWRLPGEPWAGHLEGLDKLFLLADAPPAQVSAGLAAALKQQVRSGCVIGGLSAGVYPLAQLGLLDGYRAAVHWRWQDDFSERFPKVIATSHLFDWDRDRLTACGGLAVLDLLLAVLARDHGAELAGAVSEELVVERIREGGERQRIPLQNRLGSSHPKLTQAVLLMEANIEEPLTTDEIAQHVCVSRRQLERIFKQYLNRVPSQYYLELRLNKARQLLMQTSKSIIQIGLSCGFSSGPHFSSAYRNFFGATPRDDRNQRRSNSPFELTSTPIERG; encoded by the coding sequence ATGACCCCCCATCGAATCGGCTTTCTCTACTGGCCCGGCACCAAGCCTCTGACCTTGTCCCTGGCTGAGGAAGCGTTGCGTGTTGCCCAGCGTGTGCATCCGGAAGTGCTGTACGAACTGGTCTTCCTTCAGGCCGAACCGCTGGCCGCCGGTGACTGGCGCCTGCCGGGCGAGCCCTGGGCTGGGCACCTGGAGGGGCTGGACAAGCTGTTTCTGCTTGCCGATGCGCCGCCAGCGCAGGTTTCCGCCGGCCTGGCCGCTGCGCTCAAGCAGCAGGTGCGCAGCGGTTGCGTGATTGGCGGCCTGTCTGCCGGGGTCTACCCGCTGGCCCAGCTCGGTTTGCTCGATGGTTATCGCGCAGCGGTGCATTGGCGCTGGCAGGATGATTTTTCCGAACGCTTTCCCAAGGTCATCGCCACCAGTCATCTGTTCGACTGGGATCGCGACCGGCTGACTGCGTGTGGCGGCCTGGCAGTGCTCGACCTGTTGCTGGCGGTGCTGGCGCGCGACCACGGCGCCGAGTTGGCCGGTGCAGTGAGCGAAGAGCTGGTGGTCGAGCGCATTCGTGAGGGCGGCGAGCGCCAGCGCATTCCGCTGCAGAACCGCCTCGGTTCCAGCCATCCGAAGCTGACCCAGGCGGTGCTGCTGATGGAAGCCAATATCGAGGAACCGCTGACCACCGACGAGATCGCCCAGCACGTCTGCGTGTCGCGTCGCCAGTTGGAGCGCATCTTCAAGCAGTACCTCAATCGCGTGCCCAGCCAGTACTACCTGGAGTTGCGTCTGAACAAGGCGCGCCAGTTGTTGATGCAGACCAGCAAGTCGATCATCCAGATCGGGCTGTCCTGCGGTTTCTCCTCGGGGCCGCACTTTTCCAGTGCCTACCGTAACTTCTTCGGCGCCACGCCGCGTGATGATCGCAACCAGCGGCGCAGCAATAGCCCCTTCGAGCTGACCTCTACGCCGATTGAGCGCGGCTGA